The following are encoded in a window of Impatiens glandulifera chromosome 5, dImpGla2.1, whole genome shotgun sequence genomic DNA:
- the LOC124939018 gene encoding plasma membrane ATPase 1-like has product MAATAMATSALTSECLPITKFVKSAGDGIYSGSTCKQGEIEAFVIATGVHTFFGKAAHLVDSTNQVGHFQKVLTAIGNFCICSIVVGMLIEIIVMYLIQRRSYRTRIDNLLVLLIGGILIAMPTILSGAITKRMTVIEEMAGMDVLCSDKTRTLTLNKLTVDKNLIEAVSSRQGPKI; this is encoded by the exons ATGGCGGCTACGGCTATGGCGACG TCTGCTTTAACTAGTGAGTGTCTTCCTATTACAAAATTTGTTAAATCTGCTGGAGATGGGATTTACTCCGGTTCTACCTGCAAGCAAGGAGAAATCGAAGCTTTTGTGATTGCCACGGGTGTGCATACCTTTTTTGGTAAAGCTGCTCATCTAGTAGATAGTACAAATCAAGTTGGCCATTTTCAAAAG GTCTTGACTGCCATAGGGAATTTCTGCATATGTTCTATTGTAGTGGGGATGTTGATTGAGATTATTGTGATGTACCTTATTCAGCGTCGATCCTACCGTACTAGAATTGATAATCTGCTAGTACTGCTTATAGGTGGAATTCTCATTGCAATGCCCACTATCCTATCT GGGGCAATCACAAAAAGAATGACAGTAATAGAAGAGATGGCAGGCATGGATGTTCTTTGTAGTGATAAAACTAGAACTTTGACACTAAACAAGTTAACGGTGGACAAAAATCTTATTGAG GCTGTTTCTAGTCGCCAAGGACCGAAGATATAA
- the LOC124938818 gene encoding NAC transcription factor 25-like produces the protein MERAESSSMTPPQLPPGFRFHPTDEELVVHYLKKKAASVPLPVPIIAEVDLYKFDPWELPAKALFGEQEWYFFSPRDRKYPNGARPNRAATSGYWKATGTDKPVMVSGGTQKVGVKKALVFYGGKPPKGLKTNWIMHEYRLTDNKSHSKPPPCFDPSNKKGSLRLDDWVLCRIYKKSNPPKPMDHEKEDSMNIMLATSMTPTYLPPSTNYNTFLDNNDRQNIYEGSSHHQFHQRPTQFPNFMGSTSSLNPIQLHEDSHPLKRTFTSLFWSEEAVTHETESPESPGKRFHDDHHQHHHQNTNSGDVSMSITADHESSNGTSIASLLSQLPQTQSPNSSSLHQQQQQLGDGVFRQPFQHHGMNWY, from the exons ATGGAAAGAGCCGAATCATCTTCCATGACGCCGCCGCAGCTCCCGCCGGGATTCCGTTTTCACCCCACCGATGAAGAACTCGTTGTTCATTACCTTAAAAAGAAAGCTGCATCAGTTCCTCTTCCTGTACCTATAATCGCAGAAGTCGATCTTTATAAATTCGATCCATGGGAACTTCCAG CTAAGGCTTTGTTTGGAGAGCAAGAATGGTATTTCTTTAGTCCACGAGATAGGAAATATCCAAACGGAGCACGACCAAACAGGGCGGCGACATCTGGGTATTGGAAGGCGACCGGAACAGATAAGCCGGTGATGGTGTCGGGTGGGACCCAGAAAGTAGGGGTTAAGAAAGCTTTGGTTTTTTATGGAGGAAAACCTCCTAAAGGGTTAAAGACAAATTGGATCATGCATGAATATAGGCTTACAGATAATAAATCTCATTCTAAACCTCCTCCTTGTTTTGATCCTTCAAATAAAAAAGGATCTCTTCGG ttGGACGATTGGGTTTTATGTCGAATTTACAAGAAGAGTAATCCTCCAAAACCGATGGACCACGAAAAAGAAGACTCAATGAACATTATGTTAGCAACATCCATGACACCTACCTATCTCCCACCCTCGACAAACTACAACACATTTCTCGACAACAACGATCGACAAAACATATACGAAGGCTCCTCTCATCATCAGTTCCACCAAAGGCCGACTCAGTTTCCGAATTTCATGGGGTCTACTTCGTCTTTAAACCCAATACAACTTCACGAAGATTCCCATCCTCTGAAAAGGACTTTCACTTCCCTATTCTGGTCCGAAGAAGCAGTTACACACGAAACCGAATCCCCGGAATCCCCAGGAAAGCGATTCCACGatgatcatcatcaacatcatcatcagaaTACAAACAGTGGAGATGTAAGTATGTCGATAACAGCTGATCACGAGAGTAGTAACGGTACTTCTATAGCTAGCCTTCTCAGCCAACTTCCCCAAACTCAATCTCCTAATTCATCGTCTCTTCACCAGCAACAGCAACAACTCGGAGATGGTGTATTTCGACAACCATTTCAGCATCACGGCATGAACTGGTACTAG